The following are from one region of the Bacteroidota bacterium genome:
- a CDS encoding M4 family metallopeptidase, translating into MALKNLLTLIVVVFTAAGCVYSQTSSIQQKLEPVADKLMFKPESEIPSFVIFKPELQPIFENFEDWFKNKMGENEAFGLKLLTNETDQIGYTHYRFQQLYNNLPVENTMYLVHVKEGKIVSMNGLLYHHFNIGFNKSITEDAALKKAMIYMNAKIYMWEDPLNEQLIKQQANDVYATWYPKGELVYVANDYIIDATQYKLAYKFDIYATEPLSRQYVFVDAQQAKVIAHLDRIHTSDTLVTAKTAMSGDRQIYTDYYAANSFRLREKNRGNGIETYNMKTGTSYGSAVDFTDSDTTWNNVNSNYDEYATDAHFGAEMTYDYLKNTYNRNSINNSGFKLISYIHYSSSYFNAFWNGSYMTYGDGNGSSIKPLVSLDIAGHEIVHGLTSNTANLTYSYESGALNESFSDCLGSAIEWYGDSDRFEWPLGTKIGWTIRSIGNPKAYSDPNTYKGQYWYTGSGDNGGVHTNSGVQNFWFYLLSTGDSGTNDNGDYYKVDSIGIWKAGAIAYRTLTYYLGTSSQYADARTYSIKAAEDLYGTCSFESFAVAAAWHAVGIGSELSYKTVASLQQNTLSILPGSTNNIILRVAITPACNAIDTVFSFTFNTNGTSNVADIENAKLWYTGTSNTFAATTQYGSTKTSPSGTFTFSGSQKLKKNDDHYFWLTYDIDSNANLGDSVDAECASVTVDTIVTPTITAPAGFRKVSNCFPPTSTSPCSYMYINNVTLDSINNTTGCSSTSYSDYSNLSTIVAQGDQVNYSISLYGYNMYVCIWVDLNNNGIFDSTEIMVQNNLSSGFKATGAFTIPSSTSIGQHSVRVTADYFTTYNSTPCGKLYYGESEDYSIKVDTPQNMYYISSNTTQNTNSVQKSSTNNQVIAMKVVMGGTGNAIPMQAFNINTNGTTDTAEIRNAKVWYTGTNSVYNTTTQFGNTIIYPGDNFTVTDSMVLSKGTNYFWLSYDVASTAKMGNYIDAGCDSITLGNTIYIADTTNPAGNRKIGYCIPPTSISPCTYMYISNVKLDSINKTSTCSSTSYSDFTSNSTTTSQKKSVTYTVSLYAYDQFINIWVDFDDNGIFDSTEQMVKNKQSSSLKDVGSFTIPSSAPIGKHQMRVMADYISFPASYVCSQLYYGETEDYTLNILPAAPTAVILPNSNVSFCIGGGQLFTTGYDSSYKYQWFKNSSTSLSSGKGHPYDSLYYSPSSAGNDTITVKITDVYNQTTTSSKVVVKISPMPVGGTATISSSTICNGNFVNLSSSGSTGTINWQSYNGSAWSNLGSSANPYKAYPTSNTIYRAYISSGSCGNDSSNQLTVTVIPKSVAGSVSPGSASLCVGDSVNLSITGNTGTIKWQYYNNITWQNSGDTTNSFYIIPTTSIIYRALVTSGICGADSSKNISVTVSPKAAGGTAALSASAICAGDSLSLSLANNIGTIAWQYYNNNVWTNMGSSKNPHKFSPSASNIYRAYLSSGACLPDSSNQLTLTVNPKVVAGSISSSATFICASDSVNLILSNNTGTINWQYNTGSAWQSVGLTSNSIYVKPSSNTNYRAYVTAGTCGSDSTKSATIIVTALPVAGTIIASKTAICPGDTSMLSLSGTTGYIIWQSDIGGNWQNIAANSNTRNVFPNATASYRTVVTNGGCGTDTSKIMTIIVNPKAIAGVASAAASSICPGTTTTFTLTGNTGGIDWQYYSNSTWVSMGDTTNTITVPPTAKSNYRAVVSTICSIDSSNIIIVNVFPVAIVTITPGGPKTLCSPDSITLTTNIAKSYIWSTGDTTQKVTIKQTTVLKVSITDLYGCKATSASNVYTFNNPSTPTLSQQGDTLFALPAGAATYTWEYKGSVIKTTPVNYILPTQKGMFAVSLKDSVGCVSQLSGLYNFNFVNIETIYNNKPKIDVWPNPSDGIYNMIAHVGNGSHISLKVTDITGKLLFQENHTTTSGILNTVVDLSKFSHGIYLLYIDTENGMSVPVKLVRE; encoded by the coding sequence ATGGCATTAAAAAATCTACTTACTTTAATCGTAGTTGTCTTTACGGCTGCGGGCTGCGTCTATTCACAAACTTCATCGATTCAACAAAAGCTAGAACCTGTTGCCGACAAGCTCATGTTCAAACCTGAGTCGGAGATTCCTAGTTTTGTTATTTTCAAACCTGAATTGCAGCCAATATTTGAAAATTTTGAAGATTGGTTTAAAAACAAAATGGGGGAAAATGAAGCTTTTGGTCTCAAATTATTGACCAATGAGACCGATCAAATAGGTTATACCCATTATCGTTTCCAACAACTATATAATAATTTACCTGTTGAAAATACGATGTACCTGGTGCATGTAAAAGAAGGAAAAATAGTTTCGATGAATGGATTGTTATATCACCATTTTAATATAGGGTTTAATAAAAGTATAACGGAAGATGCGGCATTGAAAAAAGCTATGATATATATGAACGCAAAAATATATATGTGGGAAGATCCTTTAAACGAACAGTTGATTAAGCAACAAGCAAATGATGTATATGCGACTTGGTATCCAAAAGGTGAATTGGTATATGTAGCAAACGATTATATAATTGATGCCACACAATATAAGTTGGCTTATAAATTCGATATATATGCTACAGAACCCTTAAGCCGTCAGTATGTATTTGTAGATGCACAACAAGCAAAAGTGATTGCACATCTTGATAGAATTCACACCTCCGATACTTTGGTAACAGCGAAAACCGCTATGAGTGGGGATAGGCAAATATATACAGACTATTATGCGGCAAATAGTTTTAGATTGCGAGAAAAAAATCGTGGCAATGGTATAGAAACCTATAATATGAAAACAGGTACAAGCTATGGGAGTGCGGTTGATTTTACGGATAGTGATACCACATGGAATAATGTGAATAGCAATTATGATGAATATGCTACCGATGCACATTTTGGTGCGGAAATGACCTATGATTATTTAAAAAATACTTATAATAGAAATAGTATCAATAACTCTGGTTTCAAACTTATAAGTTATATACATTACTCAAGTAGTTATTTCAATGCTTTTTGGAATGGAAGTTATATGACTTATGGTGATGGGAATGGTTCGTCCATCAAGCCTTTGGTTTCATTGGATATTGCAGGACATGAAATAGTACATGGACTCACCTCAAATACCGCTAATTTAACTTACTCTTATGAGAGTGGTGCATTGAATGAATCCTTCAGCGATTGCTTAGGATCTGCCATCGAGTGGTATGGCGATTCAGATAGATTTGAGTGGCCCCTTGGCACCAAAATAGGTTGGACGATACGCTCCATCGGAAACCCAAAAGCATATAGTGATCCAAACACCTATAAAGGCCAATACTGGTATACGGGGTCAGGTGATAATGGCGGCGTACATACCAATAGTGGCGTCCAAAACTTTTGGTTTTACTTACTGAGTACCGGCGACTCAGGAACCAATGACAATGGTGATTATTATAAAGTGGATTCTATAGGAATTTGGAAAGCTGGAGCGATAGCTTATCGGACCCTTACTTATTATTTGGGAACTTCTTCGCAGTATGCCGACGCCCGCACTTATTCTATAAAAGCCGCAGAAGATTTGTATGGTACTTGTTCCTTTGAATCATTTGCAGTAGCTGCTGCCTGGCATGCTGTGGGTATTGGTTCAGAATTGAGCTATAAAACAGTCGCATCATTACAACAAAATACATTAAGCATATTACCAGGCAGTACAAATAATATAATACTTCGTGTTGCTATTACTCCTGCATGCAATGCCATCGATACTGTTTTTTCATTTACGTTTAATACCAATGGAACAAGCAATGTTGCGGATATAGAAAACGCCAAATTATGGTATACAGGAACGAGCAATACATTTGCTGCTACTACCCAATATGGCAGTACAAAAACTTCACCTTCGGGAACCTTTACCTTTAGCGGTTCACAAAAACTTAAAAAGAATGACGATCATTATTTTTGGCTTACTTATGATATAGACTCTAATGCAAATTTAGGCGATTCCGTTGATGCAGAATGTGCTTCTGTAACAGTGGATACCATTGTAACGCCTACTATTACAGCACCTGCAGGATTCCGTAAGGTAAGCAATTGTTTTCCGCCAACTTCTACATCTCCTTGCTCCTATATGTATATAAATAATGTAACTCTCGACTCTATCAATAATACCACAGGATGCAGTTCTACCTCGTATTCTGATTATTCCAATTTGAGTACCATAGTTGCACAGGGCGATCAAGTAAACTATAGTATATCATTATATGGTTATAATATGTATGTTTGTATTTGGGTCGATTTAAATAATAATGGAATTTTCGATTCAACAGAAATTATGGTCCAAAATAATCTTTCATCAGGATTTAAAGCAACGGGTGCTTTTACAATTCCTTCGTCAACCTCCATTGGGCAGCATTCGGTAAGGGTTACAGCCGATTATTTTACTACTTATAATTCTACGCCTTGTGGTAAATTATATTATGGAGAATCGGAAGATTATTCTATAAAAGTTGATACGCCTCAAAACATGTATTATATATCTTCTAATACTACACAAAATACAAATTCAGTACAAAAAAGTTCTACCAATAACCAGGTAATAGCTATGAAGGTGGTGATGGGTGGAACAGGGAATGCCATACCCATGCAAGCCTTCAATATCAATACAAATGGCACTACTGATACTGCTGAAATTAGGAATGCCAAAGTGTGGTACACCGGCACCAATTCTGTATATAATACAACTACGCAATTTGGCAATACTATCATATATCCTGGAGACAACTTTACTGTTACAGATTCTATGGTATTGTCGAAAGGAACTAATTATTTTTGGCTCTCCTATGATGTAGCATCAACTGCAAAAATGGGAAACTATATAGATGCAGGATGCGATTCTATAACACTTGGAAACACCATTTATATAGCTGATACAACAAATCCAGCAGGGAATAGAAAAATTGGTTATTGCATTCCACCCACTTCTATTTCACCTTGTACCTATATGTATATAAGCAATGTAAAACTCGATTCTATTAATAAGACTTCTACTTGCAGTAGCACCTCGTATTCTGATTTTACAAGTAACAGTACTACTACTTCGCAAAAAAAATCGGTTACTTATACGGTATCATTATATGCATATGACCAATTTATAAATATATGGGTCGACTTTGATGATAATGGTATATTTGATTCCACAGAACAAATGGTAAAGAACAAACAATCGAGTAGTCTGAAAGATGTTGGCTCATTTACGATACCTAGTTCTGCTCCAATAGGCAAACACCAAATGCGTGTAATGGCTGACTACATTAGTTTTCCAGCGTCTTATGTATGTAGTCAATTGTATTATGGAGAAACAGAAGATTATACCCTAAATATATTACCTGCTGCACCCACTGCGGTTATCTTACCCAATTCAAATGTATCATTTTGCATAGGCGGTGGGCAGTTGTTTACCACCGGCTACGATTCAAGTTATAAATACCAATGGTTTAAGAATAGTAGCACATCATTATCATCTGGCAAAGGACATCCTTATGATTCACTATATTATAGTCCTTCATCAGCAGGGAATGATACTATTACAGTTAAAATTACAGATGTATATAATCAAACTACTACCTCAAGTAAGGTGGTAGTGAAAATATCCCCTATGCCTGTGGGGGGAACAGCAACTATATCTTCGTCAACTATCTGCAACGGCAATTTTGTAAATCTATCTTCGTCGGGCAGTACAGGTACTATCAATTGGCAATCGTATAATGGAAGTGCTTGGTCCAATTTAGGCTCCTCGGCAAATCCTTATAAAGCCTATCCAACCTCCAATACTATTTACAGAGCTTATATAAGTTCTGGAAGTTGTGGCAACGATTCGTCCAATCAACTTACCGTAACCGTTATCCCCAAAAGTGTTGCAGGTTCAGTATCTCCAGGCTCTGCATCTCTTTGTGTCGGCGATTCTGTTAATTTAAGTATTACAGGAAATACAGGAACAATTAAGTGGCAGTATTACAATAATATTACATGGCAAAATTCGGGAGATACTACCAATAGTTTTTATATAATACCTACTACAAGTATTATATATAGAGCATTGGTCACTTCTGGAATTTGCGGTGCTGATTCTTCTAAAAATATATCGGTAACGGTAAGTCCAAAAGCTGCGGGAGGTACGGCTGCATTATCAGCATCTGCTATCTGTGCAGGCGATTCGCTTAGTTTATCTTTGGCAAATAATATAGGAACTATTGCTTGGCAATATTATAATAATAATGTTTGGACCAATATGGGGTCATCTAAAAATCCCCACAAATTTTCACCTTCAGCATCTAATATATATAGAGCTTATCTAAGCTCTGGTGCCTGTTTACCCGATTCGTCCAATCAATTAACCTTAACAGTAAATCCAAAAGTAGTTGCGGGAAGTATATCTTCTTCTGCTACTTTTATATGTGCCAGTGATTCCGTGAATTTAATTTTATCAAATAATACGGGGACTATTAATTGGCAATATAATACAGGCAGTGCTTGGCAAAGTGTAGGTTTAACAAGCAATAGTATCTATGTAAAACCATCGAGCAATACCAATTACCGAGCCTATGTAACGGCGGGCACTTGTGGAAGTGATTCTACAAAATCCGCAACTATTATAGTAACTGCACTTCCGGTGGCGGGAACTATTATAGCTTCAAAAACTGCGATTTGCCCCGGTGATACTTCTATGCTTTCTTTATCTGGAACTACGGGATATATTATATGGCAATCTGATATTGGCGGTAACTGGCAAAATATTGCTGCCAATTCGAACACTAGAAATGTATTTCCAAATGCCACGGCATCATACAGGACGGTTGTGACCAATGGTGGTTGCGGCACAGACACTTCTAAAATTATGACTATTATAGTTAATCCCAAAGCCATTGCTGGAGTGGCTTCTGCTGCGGCTTCCTCTATTTGCCCTGGGACTACAACTACTTTTACCTTAACGGGAAATACAGGAGGAATTGATTGGCAGTATTATAGTAATTCTACATGGGTAAGTATGGGAGATACAACAAATACTATTACAGTTCCTCCAACAGCAAAATCAAATTATCGTGCTGTAGTTTCTACCATTTGTAGTATTGACAGTTCAAATATAATAATTGTAAATGTATTCCCTGTTGCCATTGTTACAATAACTCCCGGCGGCCCAAAAACACTATGCTCACCTGATAGTATTACACTTACTACAAATATAGCAAAATCATATATTTGGAGTACGGGAGATACCACTCAAAAAGTCACAATTAAACAAACTACGGTCTTGAAGGTATCTATTACAGATTTGTACGGTTGCAAAGCCACTTCTGCTTCAAATGTATATACATTCAATAATCCTTCTACACCTACATTGTCGCAGCAGGGGGATACCTTATTCGCTTTGCCTGCAGGTGCAGCAACATACACCTGGGAGTATAAAGGGAGCGTGATTAAAACCACCCCAGTAAATTATATATTACCGACCCAAAAAGGAATGTTTGCAGTAAGCTTAAAAGATAGTGTTGGCTGTGTTTCTCAACTGTCAGGTTTGTATAATTTCAATTTTGTAAACATCGAAACTATATATAATAATAAACCTAAAATTGATGTATGGCCCAACCCAAGTGATGGTATTTATAATATGATAGCCCATGTAGGAAACGGTTCTCATATATCACTTAAAGTAACAGATATTACTGGTAAATTGTTGTTCCAAGAAAACCATACCACCACTTCAGGAATATTAAATACTGTTGTTGATTTGAGCAAATTTTCTCATGGAATATATTTATTATATATTGATACGGAGAATGGAATGAGTGTGCCTGTGAAATTGGTGAGGGAATAA
- a CDS encoding cytochrome c peroxidase, which produces MLVTCRKDKPIDTGIPSPTPYELEIPKGFPKPVIPAFNPLTVEGIQLGRMLYYDNILSTNGRSCSSCHNSDKSYSIPIFVLQTGERISVPPHINLAWNSDFNWNGSENVLDHEGIADFGPEFFNSNQDSIYARFSRHALYPDLFLKAFGLRNIAKIPYPELQQKIVYAISQFMRTMISSNSKLDQYKNHKATLTAAEMRGAEIYMSEKGDCFHCHGSVLYSSNAFSNNGLDSILVGPSEGRSLITGKIYDRGKFSVPTLRNIELTAPYMHDGRFATLEEVVEFYNSGVKLSSPNIDPLMTKTNKQFGLGLTHQDKSDLVQFLKTLTDTVFMNNKNFQSPF; this is translated from the coding sequence TTGTTAGTAACTTGCCGTAAAGACAAGCCCATTGATACAGGTATTCCTAGTCCTACGCCTTATGAATTAGAAATACCAAAAGGGTTTCCGAAGCCCGTAATACCAGCGTTTAATCCACTTACTGTAGAAGGCATACAATTAGGAAGAATGTTATATTATGATAATATACTTTCCACCAATGGAAGAAGTTGTTCTTCTTGCCACAATTCTGATAAGTCATATAGTATTCCAATATTTGTTTTACAAACTGGTGAAAGAATCAGCGTACCTCCTCATATAAATTTGGCATGGAATAGTGACTTTAATTGGAATGGTAGCGAGAATGTGCTCGACCATGAAGGAATTGCTGATTTTGGACCAGAATTTTTTAATTCAAATCAAGATTCAATATATGCACGTTTTTCGCGTCATGCACTATATCCCGATTTGTTTTTAAAGGCTTTTGGCCTAAGAAATATAGCTAAAATACCTTATCCAGAACTTCAGCAAAAGATAGTATACGCCATATCACAATTTATGCGTACTATGATTAGTTCAAATTCAAAGTTGGATCAATATAAAAATCACAAAGCAACACTCACAGCAGCCGAGATGCGTGGTGCCGAAATATACATGTCGGAGAAAGGTGATTGTTTTCACTGCCATGGAAGTGTATTGTATAGTTCAAATGCATTTAGTAACAATGGCCTCGACTCTATTTTAGTTGGCCCTAGTGAAGGAAGATCTTTGATTACGGGTAAGATATATGATAGAGGTAAATTTTCTGTTCCTACTTTACGTAATATTGAACTTACAGCCCCATATATGCACGACGGGCGTTTTGCAACTTTGGAGGAAGTAGTGGAATTTTATAATTCAGGGGTGAAATTAAGCTCACCCAATATTGACCCTTTGATGACTAAAACCAATAAACAATTTGGTTTAGGACTTACACATCAAGATAAAAGTGATTTGGTGCAGTTTTTAAAAACGCTCACAGATACTGTTTTCATGAATAATAAAAATTTTCAAAGTCCGTTTTGA
- a CDS encoding MbnP family protein encodes MKLFFIYSGLIVFAFSCKKNPIVIEPNPKFTISLNHVVETSHLSLYKDWYTNQAGNKYRVRHLRYFISNIVLKRNTGNNVFLPVHWLVDVESELSTVRTWLQNVEGNYNGISFFIGVDSASNVTDALGSNLEVQNMAWPDMMGGGYHFLQFEGDYVSKDTVGFAMHLGRNSQLVKIDINKDFSVLKNGTNLKLTMDLSEWFKNPYTYNFDTDGNYIMGIDSLMQKISKNGNDVFQIH; translated from the coding sequence ATGAAATTATTTTTTATATATTCAGGCCTTATCGTTTTTGCGTTTTCTTGCAAAAAAAACCCAATAGTGATTGAGCCAAACCCTAAGTTCACTATATCTTTAAACCATGTAGTTGAAACTTCCCATTTAAGTTTATATAAGGATTGGTATACTAACCAAGCAGGCAATAAATATAGAGTAAGGCATTTAAGATATTTTATTTCAAATATTGTGTTAAAAAGAAATACGGGCAATAATGTTTTTTTGCCTGTTCATTGGTTGGTTGATGTCGAATCTGAATTGAGTACTGTTAGAACTTGGCTACAAAATGTAGAAGGAAATTATAATGGTATTTCATTTTTTATAGGCGTAGATTCCGCTAGTAATGTAACAGATGCCTTGGGGTCAAATTTAGAGGTACAAAATATGGCATGGCCTGATATGATGGGAGGTGGCTATCATTTTCTGCAATTCGAAGGAGATTACGTTAGTAAAGATACCGTAGGTTTTGCCATGCACTTAGGTAGAAATTCTCAATTGGTTAAAATTGATATTAATAAAGATTTTAGTGTGTTAAAAAATGGAACAAATTTAAAATTGACCATGGACTTAAGTGAATGGTTCAAGAATCCCTATACCTATAATTTTGATACCGACGGGAACTATATAATGGGTATTGATTCATTGATGCAAAAAATAAGTAAAAACGGGAACGATGTATTTCAGATTCACTAA
- the nadA gene encoding quinolinate synthase NadA, with the protein MNTELFLSENGTLTIQDYYTEIARLKKEKNVVILSHYYMPPQLQLLVDEGGIADFLGDSLGLSIEATKVKQENIIFCGVSFMAETAKILNPTKNVFIPNKNAGCSLASSITANDLKNFKKRFPNIPIIGYVNTYAETKAECDICCTSRNALNIVRSFTEETLMFVPDKYMGANLRTRIHRETGKNMMLWDGKCEVHEQFKSDSFNIIKSQYPNAKMLLHWEVPEATVKENLEEMGGVLGSTSDIINYVKNSKDHTFILGSECDLGSTLKRLYADKQFITPCIKCQYMKMITLDATLNVLNAIGNEEQKNYEIKLDDEIIYKAAIPLKRMLEFS; encoded by the coding sequence ATGAACACAGAATTATTTTTGTCTGAAAATGGCACACTCACCATTCAAGATTATTATACTGAAATCGCTAGGTTAAAAAAAGAAAAAAATGTGGTGATACTATCACATTATTATATGCCTCCCCAATTACAGTTATTGGTAGATGAAGGTGGTATTGCCGATTTTTTGGGCGATTCACTTGGGTTAAGTATCGAAGCTACAAAAGTGAAACAAGAAAATATTATATTTTGTGGAGTAAGTTTTATGGCCGAAACCGCTAAAATTTTGAACCCGACAAAAAATGTGTTTATCCCCAATAAAAATGCAGGATGTTCACTAGCTTCAAGTATTACAGCCAATGATTTGAAGAATTTCAAAAAAAGATTCCCGAATATTCCCATCATTGGATATGTGAACACCTACGCTGAAACCAAAGCAGAATGCGATATCTGCTGCACTTCCCGAAATGCGTTGAACATCGTCCGCTCATTTACAGAAGAAACCTTAATGTTTGTTCCAGATAAATATATGGGTGCAAATTTACGTACCAGAATTCATCGTGAAACAGGGAAAAATATGATGCTGTGGGATGGGAAATGTGAAGTACATGAGCAATTTAAAAGTGATTCATTTAATATTATTAAAAGCCAATACCCCAATGCTAAAATGTTGCTACATTGGGAAGTGCCTGAAGCCACAGTTAAAGAGAATTTAGAAGAAATGGGAGGTGTTTTGGGCAGCACCAGTGATATAATAAACTATGTAAAAAATAGTAAAGATCATACTTTTATACTGGGCTCTGAATGCGATTTGGGAAGTACTTTAAAACGGTTGTACGCCGACAAACAATTTATAACGCCCTGTATCAAATGCCAGTATATGAAAATGATTACGCTCGATGCTACATTAAATGTCTTAAATGCGATTGGAAATGAAGAACAAAAAAACTATGAAATAAAATTAGATGATGAAATTATATATAAAGCCGCAATACCTTTAAAAAGGATGCTCGAATTTAGTTGA
- the nadB gene encoding L-aspartate oxidase, with protein MNPKLNIICVGGGISGLTFALKAVAFAKVYLIAKDGLYISNSYQAKGGIAAVFADNDSVDAHIQDTLVAGEGLCNNHAVNFMIRNAKESIIELLRLGVDFTQDHHRNLDLSKEGGHRHNRIVHAKDETGKHVIETLVKLVREHPNIYIYENHFAIDLIIENGECCGATILDQDKNEIYKLFADKTILATGGAAQVYALNTNPNSASGDGFAMAYRVGAEISNMEFVQFHPTMLYLKNQEENILISEALRGAGAELKNLDGSIFMNKYHPMGSLAPRDIVTRSMIKEMQKCHSDFLYLDATHIENGLLETEFPYIYNICKKYGIDISKRMIPVAPAAHYICGGVNTDLTGRTSVPNLFAIGEVACTGVHGANRLASNSLLEGLVFANAAAMYIQYSPIGIHEYYKHIITHVTEEKPPKSSISVDLKKIQSLMWANVGIVRNEEALNKAKYTLKKWEGELLDINPKNTLSRDNCELLNMVQTSLLITEAAIVRKESIGTHYRDDSIHNIQKNIFQGNINSKEEFTL; from the coding sequence ATGAATCCTAAATTAAATATAATCTGCGTGGGAGGTGGTATCAGTGGGTTGACATTTGCCCTAAAAGCAGTTGCTTTTGCCAAGGTATATCTCATAGCAAAAGATGGTTTATATATATCAAACTCATACCAAGCCAAAGGCGGGATAGCAGCGGTGTTTGCAGACAATGATTCAGTGGATGCACATATACAAGACACCCTTGTGGCAGGAGAAGGATTATGCAATAATCATGCGGTGAACTTTATGATAAGAAATGCCAAAGAAAGTATTATAGAATTGTTAAGGTTAGGAGTAGATTTTACCCAAGATCATCACAGGAATTTAGATTTATCAAAAGAAGGAGGGCACAGACATAACCGCATTGTACATGCAAAAGATGAAACAGGCAAGCACGTTATTGAAACATTGGTGAAATTGGTTCGTGAGCACCCCAATATTTATATATATGAAAATCATTTTGCAATTGATTTGATTATAGAAAATGGTGAATGTTGCGGAGCTACCATCCTTGATCAAGATAAGAATGAAATATATAAACTATTTGCTGATAAAACAATATTAGCAACTGGAGGAGCTGCACAAGTTTATGCATTAAACACAAATCCCAACAGTGCATCAGGTGATGGCTTTGCAATGGCTTACCGAGTTGGAGCAGAAATTTCTAATATGGAATTTGTGCAATTTCATCCAACTATGTTATATTTGAAAAACCAAGAGGAAAATATATTAATTAGTGAAGCCTTACGTGGTGCTGGTGCGGAGCTAAAGAATTTGGATGGTAGCATCTTTATGAACAAATATCATCCCATGGGTTCACTAGCTCCACGCGATATTGTTACAAGAAGTATGATAAAGGAAATGCAAAAATGTCATTCTGATTTTTTATATCTTGATGCAACGCATATAGAGAATGGACTATTAGAAACTGAATTTCCATACATATATAATATATGCAAAAAATATGGAATAGATATTAGTAAGCGTATGATACCTGTGGCACCTGCTGCACATTATATATGTGGTGGTGTAAATACTGATTTAACAGGTAGAACCTCAGTTCCTAATCTATTTGCTATTGGTGAAGTGGCGTGTACAGGGGTGCATGGGGCTAACAGACTCGCCAGCAATTCTCTGTTGGAGGGATTGGTGTTTGCGAATGCTGCGGCGATGTATATTCAATATTCGCCGATAGGAATACATGAATATTATAAACATATTATAACGCATGTAACAGAGGAAAAACCACCAAAAAGTAGCATATCTGTCGATTTAAAAAAGATACAATCCCTAATGTGGGCTAATGTCGGCATTGTTAGAAATGAAGAAGCGTTGAACAAGGCAAAATATACATTAAAAAAATGGGAAGGCGAATTATTGGATATAAATCCTAAGAATACACTTTCAAGAGATAATTGCGAATTATTGAATATGGTACAGACTAGTCTGCTCATAACAGAAGCTGCAATAGTTAGGAAGGAAAGTATCGGCACTCACTATAGAGATGATAGTATACACAATATTCAAAAAAATATTTTTCAGGGCAACATAAATTCTAAAGAGGAATTTACCTTATAA